In Podospora pseudoanserina strain CBS 124.78 chromosome 5, whole genome shotgun sequence, a single window of DNA contains:
- the ILV1 gene encoding threonine deaminase (COG:E; EggNog:ENOG503NUWH; BUSCO:EOG09261O4Y), with protein MASTNSNAPRHEGSVAEQTAGHVNGDYVVNGVPQLPTAFRNGNGGLGAGGLPRNMSLNSFALTEYSAKPTPPAEDKKDEVKKVVPDEYLLPNGNPDLIILRVQYLRLIITSYPRVREVCKETPLVHAVGLSNRLERKVLLKREDEQPVFSFKLRGAYNKMAHLDATESWKGVVCCSAGNHAQGVAYSARRLKIPATIVMPKGTPSIKHLNVSRMGGHVVLHGADFDEAKEECARREKQDGLINIPPFDDPYVIAGQGTIGMEILSQTNLQKLDAIFCCVGGGGLIAGVGVYVKRIAPHVKIIGVETYDADAMTQSLDKGERVLLKDVGLFADGAAVKITGEETFRICQEVVDEMVRVTTDEACAAIKDMFEDTRSIIEPAGALAIAGLKKWVAANPTPDPTRSVVAITSGANMNFDRLGFVAARATYGEGREALLAARIPESPGAFAELINAVMPHSVTEFSYRYASPTEANVLLGISLTAVGNERAQQLQSVISRIKESGTMDITDLSNDELAKSHIRYMVGGRSSVPNERLYTFRFPERPGALERFLQTLRVKYNISLFQYRNHGGDIGQVLTGIVCPNEEIGELETFLKKIGYPWEDCTDAPVFKTFLRSES; from the exons ATGGCTTCCACAAATTCGAATGCACCTCGTCATGAGGGGAGTGTGGCAGAGCAGACGGCCGGCCATGTTAACGGTGACTATGTGGTCAATGGCGTGCCACAGCTGCCCACCGCATTccgcaacggcaacggcggccTTGGTGCTGGGGGTTTGCCCAGGAACATGTCGCTGAACAGCTTCGCTCTGACAGAGTACAGCGCAAAGCCAACGCCCCCCGCTGAAGACAAGAAAGATGAAGTGAAAAAGGTCGTGCCAGACGAGTATCTGCTACCGAATGGTAACCCAGAT CTTATTATCCTACGTGTACAGTATCTTCGCCTTATCATCACCTCCTACCCGCGGGTGAGAGAGGTGTGCAAAGAAACTCCTTTGGTGCACGCTGTTGGCCTGAGCAACCGACTGGAGCGCAAGGTCCTGTTGAAGCGCGAGGATGAGCAACCGGTATTCAGTTTCAAACTCAGAGGAGCGTACAACAAGATGGCTCATCTCGACGCTACCGAGTCCTGGAAGGGTGTCGTTTGTTGCAGCGCTGGCAATCATGCTCAGGGGGTTGCTTACTCGGCCCGCAGGTTGAAAATCCCAGCCACTATTGTGATGCCCAAGGGCACACCAAGCATCAAGCATCTCAATGTATCGAGAATGGGCGGACACGTTGTTCTTCACGGcgccgactttgacgaggccaaggaggaatGTGCTCGGCGGGAAAAGCAGGATGGCCTGATAAACATTCCCCCGTTCGACGACCCTTATGTTATTGCCGGCCAAGGAACTATCGGCATGGAGATTCTCTCACAAACAAACCTGCAGAAGCTTGATGCCATCTTCTGCTGCGTGGGTGGAGGCGGCCTGATCGCCGGCGTTGGTGTGTACGTCAAGCGTATTGCACCGCATGTCAAGATCATTGGCGTGGAAACGTACGACGCGGATGCGATGACTCAGTCTCTCGACAAGGGGGAGCGTGTGCTTCTCAAGGATGTTGGGTTGTTCGCCGATGGCGCCGCGGTCAAGATTACGGGCGAGGAAACGTTCCGTATTTGTCAGGAGGTTGTGGACGAAATGGTTCGGGTAACCACAGACGAGGCCTGTGCCGCTATCAAGGACATGTTTGAGGATACCAGGTCTATCATTGAACCAGCTGGTGCCTTGGCCATTGCCGGTCTGAAGAAGTGGGTGGCCGCCAATCCAACCCCGGATCCTACACGGTCTGTCGTGGCCATCACATCCGGCGCAAACATGAACTTTGACCGCTTGGGCTTTGTTGCAGCCCGTGCTACGTACGGCGAGGGAAGAGAGGCTTTACTTGCAGCCCGCATCCCAGAAAGCCCGGGAGCCTTCGCTGAACTCATCAATGCAGTCATGCCTCACTCTGTCACCGAGTTTAGCTATCGTTACGCCAGCCCAACCGAAGCAAATGTGCTCCTAGGTATCTCATTAACCGCCGTTGGTAATGAACGCGCACAGCAACTGCAGTCGGTTATCAGCCGCATCAAGGAGTCCGGCACCATGGATATTACCGATCTGTCCAACGACGAGTTAGCAAAGAGTCACATTCGATACATGGTTGGTGGCCGTTCTAGTGTGCCCAACGAGCGTCTGTACACATTCCGATTCCCAGAACGGCCCGGTGCTCTTGAGCGCTTCCTACAGACCTTGCGTGTCAAATACAACATCAGTCTGTTCCAGTACAGAAACCACGGTGGTGATATTGGGCAGGTTTTGACAGGCATCGTTTGCCCGAACGAGGAGATTGGCGAACTAGAAACATTCCTCAAGAAGATCGGCTATCCGTGGGAGGACTGCACAGATGCACCGGTGTTCAAGACATTCTTACGGTCGGAGTCATAG